From Desmodus rotundus isolate HL8 chromosome 10, HLdesRot8A.1, whole genome shotgun sequence, one genomic window encodes:
- the PNPLA6 gene encoding patatin-like phospholipase domain-containing protein 6 isoform X3, giving the protein MEIQKLGAAANFSGAHMGDLSGVGEGSAGRVCDAQPVPFVPQVLGVMIGIGVAVLVTAVFIVLLVRRLRVPKTPAPDGPRYRFRKRDKVLFYGRKIMRKVSQSTSSLVDASVSTTSRPRMKKKLKMLNIAKKILRIQKETPTLQRKEPPPAVLEADLTEGDLANSHLPSEVLYMLKNVRVLGHFEKPLFLELCRHMIFQRLSQGDYVFRPGQPDASIYVVQDGLLELCLPGPDGKECVVKEVVPGDSVNSLLSILDVITGHQHPQRTVSARAARDSTVLRLPVEAFSAVFTKYPESLVRVVQIIMVRLQRVTFLALHNYLGLTNELFSHEIQPLRLFPSPGLPARTSPVRGSKRVVSAAATEEPREAPGRPPDPTGAPLPGPAGDPVKPTSLEAPSAPLLSRCISMPVDISGLQGGPRSDFDMAYERGRISVSLQEEASGGAQATPVRTPTQELREQPAGACEYSYCEDELATGGCPFGPYQGRQTSSIFEAAKRELAKLMRIEDPSLLNSRVLLHHAKAGTIIARQGDQDVSLHFVLWGCLHVYQRMIDKAEDVCLFVAQPGELVGQLAVLTGEPLIFTLRAQRDCTFLRISKCDFYEIMRAQPSVVLSAAHTVAARMSSFVRQMDFAIDWTAVEAGRALYRQGDRSDCTYIVLNGRLRSVIQRGSGKKELVGEYGRGDLIGVVEALTRQPRATTVHAVRDTELAKLPEGTLGHIKRRYPQVVTRLIHLLSQKILGNLQQLQGPFPGSGLGVPPHSELTNPASNLATVAVLPVCAEVPVVAFTLELQHALQAIGPTLLLNSDIIRARLGASALDSIQEFRLSGWLAQQEDTHRIVLYQTDPSLTPWTLRCLRQADCILMVGLGDQEPTLGQLEQMLENTAVRALKQLVLLHREEGPGPTRTVEWLNMRSWCSGHLHLRCPRRLFSRRSPAKLHELYEKVFSRRADRHSDFSRLARVLTGNTIALVLGGGGARGCSHIGVLKALEEAGVPVDLVGGTSIGSFIGALYAEERSASRTKQRAREWAKSMTSVLEPVLDLTYPVTSMFTGSAFNRSIHRVFQDKQIEDLWLPYFNVTTDITASAMRVHKDGSLWRYVRASMTLSGYLPPLCDPKDGHLLMDGGYINNLPADIARSMGAKTVIAIDVGSQDETDLSTYGDSLSGWWLLWKRLNPWADKIKVPDMAEIQSRLAYVSCVRQLEVVKSSSYCEYLRPPIDCFKTMDFGKFDQIYDVGYQYGKAVFGGWSRGDVIEKMLTDRRSADLIESRRADVLAFPSSGFTDLAEIVSRIEPPTSYVSDGCADGEESDCLTEYEEDVGPDCSRDEGGSPEGASPSTASEMEEEKSILRHRRCLPQDAPGAAAEA; this is encoded by the exons ATGGAGATACAGAAGCTAGGGGCGGCTGCGAACTTTTCGGGGGCGCACATGGGGGATTtgagtggggttggggagggctcGGCGGGACGGGTATGCGATGCGCAGCCAGTGCCGTTCGTCCCGCAGGTGCTGGGCGTGATGATCGGGATCGGAGTCGCGGTGTTGGTTACCGCCGTGTTCATCGTCCTGCTAGTGCGGAGGCTTCGAGTCCCGA AAACTCCAGCCCCAGATGGCCCGCGGTATCGATTCCGGAAGAGGGACAAAGTGCTTTTCTATGGCCGGAAGATTATGCGGAAG GTGTCACAATCCACTTCCTCCCTGGTGGATGCCTCTGTCTCCACCACTTCCCGGCCACGcatgaagaagaaactgaagatgcTGAACATTGCCAAGAA GATCCTACGCATCCAGAAAGAGACGCCGACGCTGCAGCGGAAGGAGCCCCCGCCTGCGGTGCTCGAGGCTGACCTGACAGAGGGTGACCTGGCCAACTCCCACCTGCCCTCCGAGGTGCTCTACATGCTCAAGAATGTCCG GGTGCTGGGCCACTTCGAGAAGCCACTCTTTCTGGAGCTCTGCCGACACATGATCTTCCAGCGGCTCAGCCAGGGTGACTACGTCTTCCGGCCAGGCCAGCCGGACGCCAGCATCTACGTGGTGCAGGACGGGCTGCTGGAGCTCTGCCTGCCAGGGCCT GATGGGAAGGAGTGTGTGGTGAAGGAAGTGGTCCCTGGGGACAGCGTCAACAGTCTTCTGAGCATCCTGGATGTCATCACT GGTCACCAGCACCCCCAGCGTACCGTGTCCGCCCGTGCAGCCCGAGACTCCACGGTGCTGCGGCTGCCAGTGGAGGCATTCTCTGCCGTTTTCACCAAGTACCCTGAGAGCCTGGTGCGGGTGGTGCAG ATCATCATGGTGCGGCTGCAGCGGGTCACCTTCCTGGCCCTCCACAACTACCTGGGTCTCACCAATGAGCTCTTCAGCCAC GAGATCCAGCCCCTGCgcctcttccccagccctggcctccccgCCCGAACCAGCCCTGTGCGAGGCTCCAAGCGTGTTGTCAGTGCCGCAGCAActgaggagcccagggaggcccctGGCCGGCCCCCTGACCCCACTGGAGCCCCTCTGCCTGGACCTGCAG GGGACCCGGTGAAGCCCACGTCCCTGGAAGCACCCTCAGCCCCCCTGCTGAGCCGCTGCATCTCCATGCCCGTGGACATCTCAG gctTGCAGGGTGGCCCCCGCTCAGACTTCGACATGGCATATGAACGTGGCCggatctctgtgtctctgcaagAAGAGGCCTCAGGGGGGGCCCAGGCAACCCCTGTGCGG ACCCCCACCCAGGAGCTCCGGGAACAGCCGGCAGGCGCCTGTGAGTACAGCTACTGCGAAGATGAGTTGGCCACCGGTGGCTGCCCCTTTGGGCCTTACCAAGGTCGCCAAACCAGTAGCATCTTTGAGGCAGCAAAGCGGGAACTGGCCAAGTTGATGCGGATTGAG gacccCTCCCTCCTGAACAGCCGAGTCTTGCTACACCATGCTAAAGCTGGCACCATCATTGCCCGCCAGGGGGACCAG GACGTGAGCCTGCACTTCGTGCTCTGGGGCTGCCTGCACGTGTACCAGCGCATGATCGACAAGGCTGAGGACGTGTGCCTGTTCGTGGCACAGCCTGGGGAGCTGGTTGGGCAGCTGGCCGTGCTCACCGGGGAGCCTCTCATCTTCACACTGCGAGCCCAGCGCGACTGCACCTTCCTGCGCATCTCCAAGTGTGACTTCTATGA GATCATGCGCGCACAACCCAGTGTGGTGCTGAGCGCCGCGCACACGGTGGCCGCGAGGATGTCTTCGTTTGTGCGCCAGATGGACTTTGCCATCGACTGGACAGCGGTGGAGGCCGGACGCGCGCTGTACAG gcagggtgACCGCTCGGACTGCACGTACATCGTGCTCAATGGGCGGCTGCGCAGCGTCATCCAGCGCGGCAGCggcaagaaggagctggtggGCGAGTACGGCCGTGGGGATCTCATCGGCGTG GTGGAAGCGCTGACACGGCAACCACGCGCCACCACGGTACACGCAGTGCGTGACACGGAGCTGGCCAAGCTCCCCGAGGGCACCCTGGGCCACATAAAACGACGATATCCGCAG GTCGTGACCCGCCTCATTCATTTGCTGAGCCAGAAAATTCTGGGGAATTTGCAGCAGCTGCAAGGACCTTTCCCAG GCTCGGGACTAGGTGTCCCCCCTCACTCAGAACTCACCAACCCAGCCAGCAACCTGGCCACAGTGGCGGTCCTGCCTGTGTGTGCCGAGGTGCCCGTGGTGGCTTTCACATTGGAGCTACAGCACGCTTTGCAGGCCATCG GCCCCACACTCCTTCTCAACAGTGACATCATCCGGGCACGCCTGGGCGCCTCCGCACTGGACAG CATCCAGGAGTTCCGGCTGTCAGGGTGGCTGGCCCAGCAGGAGGACACCCACCGCATCGTGCTCTACCAGACAGACCCGTCCCTGACGCCCTGGACCCTGCGCTGCCTGCGCCAGGCGGACTGCATTCTCATGGTGGGCCTGGGCGACCAGGAGCCCACGCTTGGCCAG CTGGAGCAGATGCTGGAGAATACGGCGGTGCGCGCCCTCAAGCAGCTTGTCCTGCTGCACCGTGAGGAGGGCCCAGGCCCCACCCGCACCGTGGAGTGGCTCAACATGCGCAGCTGGTGCTCAGGACACCTGCACCTGCGCTGTCCCCGCCGCCTCTTCTCGCGCCGCAGCCCTGCCAAGCTG CATGAACTGTATGAGAAGGTGTTCTCGAGGCGGGCAGACCGGCACAGCGATTTCTCCCGCCTGGCACGGGTGCTCACTGGCAACACCATTGCCCTGGTACTGGGTGGAGGCGGGGCCAG GGGCTGCTCACACATTGGGGTGCTGAAAGCATTAGAGGAGGCGGGGGTCCCTGTTGACCTAGTGGGCGGCACTTCTATTGGCTCCTTCATTGGGGCCCTTTATGCGGAAGAGCGAAGCGCCAGCCGCACTAAACAGCGGGCCCGGGAGTGGGCCAAG AGCATGACCTCGGTGCTGGAGCCGGTGCTGGACCTCACATACCCCGTCACATCCATGTTCACGGGGTCAGCCTTCAACCGCAGCATCCACCGTGTCTTCCAGGACAAGCAGATCGAG GACCTGTGGCTGCCATACTTCAATGTGACTACGGACATCACTGCCTCAGCCATGCGTGTTCACAAAGACG GCTCCCTGTGGCGGTACGTGCGCGCCAGCATGACGCTTTCGGGCTACCTGCCCCCGCTGTGCGACCCCAAGGACGGGCACCTCCTCATGGACGGCGGCTACATCAACAACCTGCCAG CGGACATCGCCCGCAGCATGGGTGCCAAGACGGTCATTGCCATTGACGTGGGGAGCCAGGACGAGACAGACCTCAGCACCTACGGAGACAGCCTCTCCGGCTGGTGGCTGCTGTGGAAGCGGCTAAACCCCTGGGCCGACAAGATCAAGGTTCCAGACATGGCCGAGATCCAGTCGCGCCTGGCCTACGTGTCCTGCGTGCGGCAGCTAGAGGTCGTCAAATCCAGCTCCTACTGCGAGTACCTGCGCCCCCCCATCGACTGCTTCAAGACCATGGACTTTGGGAAGTTTGACCAGATCTAT
- the PNPLA6 gene encoding patatin-like phospholipase domain-containing protein 6 isoform X5, with amino-acid sequence MEAPLQTGMVLGVMIGIGVAVLVTAVFIVLLVRRLRVPKTPAPDGPRYRFRKRDKVLFYGRKIMRKVSQSTSSLVDASVSTTSRPRMKKKLKMLNIAKKILRIQKETPTLQRKEPPPAVLEADLTEGDLANSHLPSEVLYMLKNVRVLGHFEKPLFLELCRHMIFQRLSQGDYVFRPGQPDASIYVVQDGLLELCLPGPDGKECVVKEVVPGDSVNSLLSILDVITGHQHPQRTVSARAARDSTVLRLPVEAFSAVFTKYPESLVRVVQIIMVRLQRVTFLALHNYLGLTNELFSHEIQPLRLFPSPGLPARTSPVRGSKRVVSAAATEEPREAPGRPPDPTGAPLPGPAGDPVKPTSLEAPSAPLLSRCISMPVDISGLQGGPRSDFDMAYERGRISVSLQEEASGGAQATPVRTPTQELREQPAGACEYSYCEDELATGGCPFGPYQGRQTSSIFEAAKRELAKLMRIEDPSLLNSRVLLHHAKAGTIIARQGDQDVSLHFVLWGCLHVYQRMIDKAEDVCLFVAQPGELVGQLAVLTGEPLIFTLRAQRDCTFLRISKCDFYEIMRAQPSVVLSAAHTVAARMSSFVRQMDFAIDWTAVEAGRALYRQGDRSDCTYIVLNGRLRSVIQRGSGKKELVGEYGRGDLIGVVEALTRQPRATTVHAVRDTELAKLPEGTLGHIKRRYPQVVTRLIHLLSQKILGNLQQLQGPFPAGSGLGVPPHSELTNPASNLATVAVLPVCAEVPVVAFTLELQHALQAIGPTLLLNSDIIRARLGASALDSIQEFRLSGWLAQQEDTHRIVLYQTDPSLTPWTLRCLRQADCILMVGLGDQEPTLGQLEQMLENTAVRALKQLVLLHREEGPGPTRTVEWLNMRSWCSGHLHLRCPRRLFSRRSPAKLHELYEKVFSRRADRHSDFSRLARVLTGNTIALVLGGGGARGCSHIGVLKALEEAGVPVDLVGGTSIGSFIGALYAEERSASRTKQRAREWAKSMTSVLEPVLDLTYPVTSMFTGSAFNRSIHRVFQDKQIEDLWLPYFNVTTDITASAMRVHKDGSLWRYVRASMTLSGYLPPLCDPKDGHLLMDGGYINNLPADIARSMGAKTVIAIDVGSQDETDLSTYGDSLSGWWLLWKRLNPWADKIKVPDMAEIQSRLAYVSCVRQLEVVKSSSYCEYLRPPIDCFKTMDFGKFDQIYDVGYQYGKAVFGGWSRGDVIEKMLTDRRSADLIESRRADVLAFPSSGFTDLAEIVSRIEPPTSYVSDGCADGEESDCLTEYEEDVGPDCSRDEGGSPEGASPSTASEMEEEKSILRHRRCLPQDAPGAAAEA; translated from the exons ATGGAGGCCCCGCTACAAACTGGAATG GTGCTGGGCGTGATGATCGGGATCGGAGTCGCGGTGTTGGTTACCGCCGTGTTCATCGTCCTGCTAGTGCGGAGGCTTCGAGTCCCGA AAACTCCAGCCCCAGATGGCCCGCGGTATCGATTCCGGAAGAGGGACAAAGTGCTTTTCTATGGCCGGAAGATTATGCGGAAG GTGTCACAATCCACTTCCTCCCTGGTGGATGCCTCTGTCTCCACCACTTCCCGGCCACGcatgaagaagaaactgaagatgcTGAACATTGCCAAGAA GATCCTACGCATCCAGAAAGAGACGCCGACGCTGCAGCGGAAGGAGCCCCCGCCTGCGGTGCTCGAGGCTGACCTGACAGAGGGTGACCTGGCCAACTCCCACCTGCCCTCCGAGGTGCTCTACATGCTCAAGAATGTCCG GGTGCTGGGCCACTTCGAGAAGCCACTCTTTCTGGAGCTCTGCCGACACATGATCTTCCAGCGGCTCAGCCAGGGTGACTACGTCTTCCGGCCAGGCCAGCCGGACGCCAGCATCTACGTGGTGCAGGACGGGCTGCTGGAGCTCTGCCTGCCAGGGCCT GATGGGAAGGAGTGTGTGGTGAAGGAAGTGGTCCCTGGGGACAGCGTCAACAGTCTTCTGAGCATCCTGGATGTCATCACT GGTCACCAGCACCCCCAGCGTACCGTGTCCGCCCGTGCAGCCCGAGACTCCACGGTGCTGCGGCTGCCAGTGGAGGCATTCTCTGCCGTTTTCACCAAGTACCCTGAGAGCCTGGTGCGGGTGGTGCAG ATCATCATGGTGCGGCTGCAGCGGGTCACCTTCCTGGCCCTCCACAACTACCTGGGTCTCACCAATGAGCTCTTCAGCCAC GAGATCCAGCCCCTGCgcctcttccccagccctggcctccccgCCCGAACCAGCCCTGTGCGAGGCTCCAAGCGTGTTGTCAGTGCCGCAGCAActgaggagcccagggaggcccctGGCCGGCCCCCTGACCCCACTGGAGCCCCTCTGCCTGGACCTGCAG GGGACCCGGTGAAGCCCACGTCCCTGGAAGCACCCTCAGCCCCCCTGCTGAGCCGCTGCATCTCCATGCCCGTGGACATCTCAG gctTGCAGGGTGGCCCCCGCTCAGACTTCGACATGGCATATGAACGTGGCCggatctctgtgtctctgcaagAAGAGGCCTCAGGGGGGGCCCAGGCAACCCCTGTGCGG ACCCCCACCCAGGAGCTCCGGGAACAGCCGGCAGGCGCCTGTGAGTACAGCTACTGCGAAGATGAGTTGGCCACCGGTGGCTGCCCCTTTGGGCCTTACCAAGGTCGCCAAACCAGTAGCATCTTTGAGGCAGCAAAGCGGGAACTGGCCAAGTTGATGCGGATTGAG gacccCTCCCTCCTGAACAGCCGAGTCTTGCTACACCATGCTAAAGCTGGCACCATCATTGCCCGCCAGGGGGACCAG GACGTGAGCCTGCACTTCGTGCTCTGGGGCTGCCTGCACGTGTACCAGCGCATGATCGACAAGGCTGAGGACGTGTGCCTGTTCGTGGCACAGCCTGGGGAGCTGGTTGGGCAGCTGGCCGTGCTCACCGGGGAGCCTCTCATCTTCACACTGCGAGCCCAGCGCGACTGCACCTTCCTGCGCATCTCCAAGTGTGACTTCTATGA GATCATGCGCGCACAACCCAGTGTGGTGCTGAGCGCCGCGCACACGGTGGCCGCGAGGATGTCTTCGTTTGTGCGCCAGATGGACTTTGCCATCGACTGGACAGCGGTGGAGGCCGGACGCGCGCTGTACAG gcagggtgACCGCTCGGACTGCACGTACATCGTGCTCAATGGGCGGCTGCGCAGCGTCATCCAGCGCGGCAGCggcaagaaggagctggtggGCGAGTACGGCCGTGGGGATCTCATCGGCGTG GTGGAAGCGCTGACACGGCAACCACGCGCCACCACGGTACACGCAGTGCGTGACACGGAGCTGGCCAAGCTCCCCGAGGGCACCCTGGGCCACATAAAACGACGATATCCGCAG GTCGTGACCCGCCTCATTCATTTGCTGAGCCAGAAAATTCTGGGGAATTTGCAGCAGCTGCAAGGACCTTTCCCAG CAGGCTCGGGACTAGGTGTCCCCCCTCACTCAGAACTCACCAACCCAGCCAGCAACCTGGCCACAGTGGCGGTCCTGCCTGTGTGTGCCGAGGTGCCCGTGGTGGCTTTCACATTGGAGCTACAGCACGCTTTGCAGGCCATCG GCCCCACACTCCTTCTCAACAGTGACATCATCCGGGCACGCCTGGGCGCCTCCGCACTGGACAG CATCCAGGAGTTCCGGCTGTCAGGGTGGCTGGCCCAGCAGGAGGACACCCACCGCATCGTGCTCTACCAGACAGACCCGTCCCTGACGCCCTGGACCCTGCGCTGCCTGCGCCAGGCGGACTGCATTCTCATGGTGGGCCTGGGCGACCAGGAGCCCACGCTTGGCCAG CTGGAGCAGATGCTGGAGAATACGGCGGTGCGCGCCCTCAAGCAGCTTGTCCTGCTGCACCGTGAGGAGGGCCCAGGCCCCACCCGCACCGTGGAGTGGCTCAACATGCGCAGCTGGTGCTCAGGACACCTGCACCTGCGCTGTCCCCGCCGCCTCTTCTCGCGCCGCAGCCCTGCCAAGCTG CATGAACTGTATGAGAAGGTGTTCTCGAGGCGGGCAGACCGGCACAGCGATTTCTCCCGCCTGGCACGGGTGCTCACTGGCAACACCATTGCCCTGGTACTGGGTGGAGGCGGGGCCAG GGGCTGCTCACACATTGGGGTGCTGAAAGCATTAGAGGAGGCGGGGGTCCCTGTTGACCTAGTGGGCGGCACTTCTATTGGCTCCTTCATTGGGGCCCTTTATGCGGAAGAGCGAAGCGCCAGCCGCACTAAACAGCGGGCCCGGGAGTGGGCCAAG AGCATGACCTCGGTGCTGGAGCCGGTGCTGGACCTCACATACCCCGTCACATCCATGTTCACGGGGTCAGCCTTCAACCGCAGCATCCACCGTGTCTTCCAGGACAAGCAGATCGAG GACCTGTGGCTGCCATACTTCAATGTGACTACGGACATCACTGCCTCAGCCATGCGTGTTCACAAAGACG GCTCCCTGTGGCGGTACGTGCGCGCCAGCATGACGCTTTCGGGCTACCTGCCCCCGCTGTGCGACCCCAAGGACGGGCACCTCCTCATGGACGGCGGCTACATCAACAACCTGCCAG CGGACATCGCCCGCAGCATGGGTGCCAAGACGGTCATTGCCATTGACGTGGGGAGCCAGGACGAGACAGACCTCAGCACCTACGGAGACAGCCTCTCCGGCTGGTGGCTGCTGTGGAAGCGGCTAAACCCCTGGGCCGACAAGATCAAGGTTCCAGACATGGCCGAGATCCAGTCGCGCCTGGCCTACGTGTCCTGCGTGCGGCAGCTAGAGGTCGTCAAATCCAGCTCCTACTGCGAGTACCTGCGCCCCCCCATCGACTGCTTCAAGACCATGGACTTTGGGAAGTTTGACCAGATCTAT